The Hyla sarda isolate aHylSar1 chromosome 1 unlocalized genomic scaffold, aHylSar1.hap1 SUPER_1_unloc_19, whole genome shotgun sequence sequence agatccctccattactgtataatgtcccagcagtgtcacctctctaatcaccagatctctccattactgtataatgtcccagcagtgtcacctctccagtcatcaccagacccctccattactgtataatgtcccatcagtgtcacctctctaatcatcaccagatccctccattactgtataatatgccagcagtgtcacctctccagtcttcaccagaaccctccattactgtataatatcccagcagtgtcacctctctaatcatcaccagacccctccattactgtataatgtcccagcagtgtcatctctccagtcatcaccagacccctccattactgtataatgtcccagcagtgtcacctctagagtcatcatcagacccctccattactgtataatgttccagcagtgtcccctctagagtcatcatcagacccctccattactgtataatgtccctgcagtgtcacctctctatcaccagatccctccattactgtataatgttccagcagtgtcccctctagagtcatcatcagacccctccattactgtataatgtcccatcagtgtcacctctctaatcatcaccagatccctccattactgtataatatgccagcagtgtcacctctccagtcttcaccagaaccctccattactgtataatatcccagcagtgtcacctctctaatcatcaccagacccctccattactgtataatgtcccagcagtgtcatctctccagtcatcaccagacccctccattactgtataatgtcccagcagtgtcacctctagagtcatcatcagacccctccattactgtataatgtcccagcagtgtcacctctctaatcatcaccagatccctccattactgtataatgtcccagcagtgtcacctctctaatcatcaccagacccctccattactgtataatgtcccagcagtgtcacctctccagtcatcaccagacccctccattactgcataatgtatcagcagtgtcacctctctaatcatcaccagatccctccattactgtataatgtcccagcagtgtcacctctgtaatcatcaccagacccctccattactgtataatgtcccagcagtgtcacctctctaatcatcaccagacccctccattactgtataatgttccagcagtgtcccctctagagtcatcatcagacccctccattactgtataatgtcccagcagtgtcacctctccagtcatcaccagactcctccattactatataatgatcccagcagtgtcccctctccagtcatcaccagacccctccattactgtataatgtcccagcagtgtcccctctccagtcatcaccagacccctccattactgtataatgtatcagcagtgtcacctctctaatcatcaccagacccctccattactgtataatgtccagcagtgtcacatctccagtcatcaccagacctctccattactgtataatgtccaagcagtgtcacctctctaatcatcaccagatccctccattactgtataatgtcccagcagtgtcacctctctaatcaccagattcctccattactgtataatgtcccagcagtgtcccctctctaatcaccagatccctccattactgtataatgtcccagcagtgtcacctctccagtcatcaccagacccctccattactgtataatgtcccagcagtgtcacctctctaatcatcaccagatccctccattactgtataatgtcccagcagtgtcacctctctaatcatcaccagacccctccattactgtataatgtcccagcagtgtcacctctccagtcatcaccagatccctccattactgtataatgtatcagcagtgtcacctctctaatcatcaccagacccctccattactgtataatgtcccagcagtgtcacctctccagtcatcaccagatccctccattactgtataatgtatcagcagtgtcacctctctaatcatcaccagatcactccattactgtataatgtcccagcagtgtcacctctgtaatcatcaccagacccctccattactgtattatgtcccagcagtgtcacctctccagtcatcaccagacccctccattactgtataatgtatcagcagggtcacctctctaatcatcaccagacccctccattactgtataatgtcccagcagtgtcacctctctaatcatcaccagatccctccattactgtataatgtcccagcagtgtcacctctccagtcatcaccagacccctccattactgtataatgtcctagcagtgtcacctctctaatcatcaccagatccctccattactgtataatgtcccagcagtgtcacctctgtaatcatcaccagacccctccattactgtataatgtcccagcagtgtcacctctccagtcatcaccagacccctccattactgtataatgtatcagcagtgtcacctctctaatcatcaccagatccctccactactgtataatgtcccagcagtgtcacctctccagtcatccccagacccctccattactgtattatgtcccagcagtgtcacctctccagtcatcaccaggcccctccataactgtataatgtcccagcagtgtcacctctctaatcatcaccagatccctccattactgtataatgtcccagcagtgtcacctctccagtcatcaccagagccctcaattactgtataatgtcccagcagtgtcacctctctaatcatcaccagacccctccattactgtataatgtcccagcagtgtcacctctctaatcatcaccagatccctccattactgtataatgtcccagcagtgtcacctctccagtcatcaccagacccctccattactgtatgtccagcagtgtcacctctccagtcatcaccagacccctccattactgtataatgtcccagcagtgtcacatctccagtcatcaccaggcccctccataactgtataatgtcccagcagtgtcacctctctaatcatcaccaaacccctccattactgtataatgtcccagcagtgtcatatctccagtcatcaccagacccctccattattgtataatgtcccagcagtgtcacctctcatcaccagacccctccattactgtataatgtctcagcagggtcacctctcatcaccagacccctccactactgtataatgtcccagcagtgtcacttctccattcatcaccagacccctccattactgtataatgtccagcagggtcacctctccagtcatcaccagacccctccattactgtataatgtcccagcagtgtcacctctctaatcaccaccagaaccctccattactgtacaatgtcccagcagtgtcacctctccagtcatcaccagacccctccattactgtataatgtcccagcagggtcacctctccagtcatcaccagacccctccaatactgtataatgtcccagcagggtcacctctccagtcatcaccagacccctccattactgtataatgtcccagcagtgtcacctctccagtcatcaccagacccctccattactgtataatgtcccagcagggtcacctctccagtcatcaccagacccctccattactgtataatgtcccagcagggtcacctctccagtcatcaccagacccctccattactgtataatgtcccagcagtgtcacctctccagtcatcaccagacccctccattactgtattatgtcccagcagtgtcacctctccagtcatctcaccagacccctccattactgtataatgtccagcagtgtcacctctccagtcatcaccagacctctccattactgtataatgtcccagcagtgccacctctccagtcatcaccaggcccctccataactgtataatgtcccagcagtgtcacctctctaatcatcaccagacccctccattactgtataatatcccagcagtgtcacctctccagtcatcaccagacccctccattactgtataatgtcccagcagggtcacctctccagtcatcaccagacccctccattactgtataatgtcccagcagtgtcacctctacggtcatcaccagacccctccattactgtataatgtcccagcagtgtcacctctccagtcatcaccagacccttccattactgtataatgtcccagcagtgtcacctctctaatcatcaccagacccctccattactgtataatatcccagcagtgtcaccactacggtcatcaccagacccctccattactgtataatgtcccagcagggtcacctctctaatcatcaccagacccctccattactatataatgtcccagcagggtcacctctctagtcagcagctcagtgatcctgtggatgagttctaggatcttctcctcatgtatcagtgagtgaggtggaggctccgtgatggggccccgggccctgctccgtcctcctgactcatggagatggctgctgggggccacacactccccccatgtcttcttcactatggtgtaatcctgtgtatggagagagacaatgaggggactgaccccagtattcctcccCCACTATAAAGAGGagattgtgccccctgtatagagctctagtgagcacatctggaatactggggtcagttctggagacctcacctacaaagaGACATCCAGAACATAGAGCGGGGCCAAAGATGGGGGACAAtaatggtgaaaatgtagatggggggacaacaatggtggaaatgtagatggggggacaacaatggtggaaatgtagatgggggggacaacaatggtggaaatgtagatgggggggacaacaatggtggaaatgtagatgggggggacaacaatggtggaaatgtagatgggggggcaacaatggtggaaatgtagatgggggacaacaatggtggaaatttagatggggggacaacaatggtggaaatgtagatggggggacaacaatggtggaaatgtagatggggggacaacaatggtggaaatgtagatgggggggcaacaatggtggaaatgtagatgggggggcaacaatggtggaaatgtagatggggggcaacaatggtggaaatgtagatggggggacaacaatggtggaaatgtagatggggggacaacaatggtggaaatgtagatggggggacaacaatggtggaaatgtagatgggggggacaacaatggtggaaatgtaaatggggacaacaatggtggaaatgtagatggggacacaacaatggtggaaaagtagatggggacaacaatggtgaaaatgtagatggggacaacaatggtggaaatgtagatggggggacaacaatggtgtaaatgtagatgggggacaacaatggtggaaatgtagatggggacaacaatggtggaaatgtagatggagacaacaatggtggaaatgtagattgagacaacaatggtggaaatgtagatggggggacaacaatggtggaaatgtagatggagacaacaatggtggaaatgtagatggggacaacaatggtggaaatgtagatgggggtacaacaatggtggaaatgtagatggggacaacaatggtggaaatgtagatgggggacaacaatggtggaaatgtagatggggacaacaatggtggaaatgtagatgggggacaacaaaggtggaaatgtagatggggacaacaatggtggaaatgtagatggggacaacaatggtggaaatgtagatggggacaacaatggtggaaatgtagatggagacaacaatggtggagatgtagatggggggacaacaatggtggaaatgtagatggggggacaacaatggtggaaatgtagatgggggacaacaatggtggaaatgtagatgggggacaacaatggtggaaatgtagatgagggacaacaatggtggaaatgtagatggagggacaacaatggtggaaatgtagatggggacaacaatggtggaaatgtagatggggacaacaatggtggaaatgtagatggggacaacaatggtggaaatgtagatggggacaacaatggtggaaatgtagatggagggacaacaatggtggaaatgtagatggggacaacaatggtggaaatgtatatggggacaacaatggtggaaatgtagatggaggcaacaatggtggaaatgtagatggggacaacaatggtggaaatatagatggggacaacaatggtggaaatgtagatggggggacaacaatggtggaaatgtagatggggggacaacaatggtggaaatgtagatggggacaacaatggtgaaaatgtagatggggacaacaatggtggaaatgcagatggaggacaacaatggtggaaatgcagatgggggacaacaatggtggaaatgtagatggagacaacaatggtggaaatgtagatggagacaacaatggtggaaatgtagatggggggacaacaatggtggaaatgtagatggggggacaacaatggtggaaatgtagatggagacaacaatggtggaaatgtagatggagacaacaatggtggaaatgtagatggagacaacaatggtggaaatgtagatggggacaacaatggtggaaatgtagatggagacaacaatggtggaaatgtagatgggacaacaatggtggaaatgtagatggagacaacaatggtggagatgtagatggggacaacaatggtggaaatgtagatggggacaacaatggtggaaatgtagatggaggacaacaatggtggaaatgtagatggggggacaacaatggtggaaatgtagatggggacaacaatggtggaaatgtagatggggacaacaatggtggaaatgtagatggagacaacaatggtggaaatgtagatggggacaacaatggtggaaatgtagatgagggacaacaatggtggaaatgtagatgagggaaaacaatggtggaaatgtagatgagggacAACAattgtggaaatgtagatgaagacaacaatgatggaaatgtagatggggacaacaatggtggaaatgtagatggggacaacaatggtggaaatgtagatggggacaacaatggtggaaatgtagattggggacaacaatggtggaaatgtagatggaacaacaatggtggaaatttagatggggacaacaatggtggaaatgtagatgggggacaacaatggtggaaatgtagatgggtcacctcacctctccggtcagcaggtggaggatctccaaggtgaaatgtaatattctcttagtcatctcattcctgtccttgtccatccttgggggtcattcaggagaagaggagacaactggatcagccggGGGGGaaaaggagacaactggatcagctggagaagaagaggagacaactggatcagctggaggggaaaaggagacaactggatcagctggaggagaagaggagacaactggatcagctggagaggaagaggagacaactgaatcagctggagaggaagaggagacaactggatccgctagagaggaagaggagacaagtgaatcagctggaggggaagaggaggcaactggatcagctggaggagaagaggagacaactggatcagctggaggagaagaggagacaactggatcagctggaggggaagaagaaacaactggatcagctggaggagaagaggagacaactggatcagctggaggagaagaggagacaaatggattagctggaggggaagaggagacaactggatcagctggaggagaagaggagacaactggatcagctggaggagaagaggagacaactggatcagctggagggggaagaggagacactggatcagctggaggggaagagggtgacacactgtaacaaacctcctcctcatgtaatctcattacttctggggtgacacaatgtaacaaacctcctcctcatgtaatctccttacttctgggatgacacactgtaacaaacctcctcctcctataatctccatactactggggtgacacactgtaacaaaccccctcctcatgtaatctccttactactggggtgaaacactgtaacaaatctcctcctcatgtaaactccttactaatggggtgacacactgtaacaaacctcctcctcctcatgtaatctccttactactggggtgacacactgtaacaaaccccctcctcatgtaatctccttactactggtgtgacatactgtaacaaaccccctcctcatgtaatctccttactactggggtgacacactgtaacaaacctcctcctcatgtaatctccttactactggggtgacacactgtaacaatcctcctcctcatgtaatccccttactactggggtgacacactgtaacaaaactcctcctcatgtaatctacttactactggggtgacacactgtaacaaacctcctcctcatgtaatctccttactactggggtgacacactgtaacaaacctcctcctcatgtaatctccttactactggggtgacacactgtaacaaacctcctcctcctcatgtaatctccttactacaggggtgacacactgtaacaaacctcctcctcatgtaatctccttactactggggtgacacactgtaacaaacctcctcctcatgtaatctccttactactggggtgacacactgtaacaaatctcctcctcatgtacactccttactactggggtgacacactgtaccaaacctcctcctcgtgtaatcaccttactactggggtgacacactataacaaaccccctcctcatgtaatctccttactacgtgggtgacacactgtaacaaatctcgtcctcatgtaatctccttactactggggtgacacactgtaacaactggatcagctggaggagaagaggagacaactggatcagctggagggggaagaggagacacTAGATCCGCTGgaagagaagaggagacaactggatcagctggaggggaagaggagacaactggatcagctggagggcgAGAGGagccaactggatcagctggaggagaagaggagacaactggatcagctggagaggaagaggagacaactggatcagctagagaggaagaggagacaagtggatcagctggaggagaagaggagacaactggatcagctggaggagaagaggagacaactggatcagctggaggagaagaggagacaactggatcagctggaggggaagaggagacaactggatcagctagaggagaagaggagacaactggatcagctggaggggaagaggagacaactggaacagctggagggggaagaggagacaacgggatcagctggaggagaagagggtgacacactgtaacaaacctcctcctcatgtaatctccttactactggggtgacacactgtaacaaacctcctcctcatgtaatctccttactactggggtgacacactgtaacaaacctcctcctcatgtaatctccttactactgaggtgacacactgtaacaaacctcctcctcatgtaatctcctcactactggggtgacacactgtaacaaacctcctcctcatgtaatctccttactactggggtgacacactgtaacaaacctcctcctcatgtaatctccttactactggggtgacacactgtaacaatcatcctcctcatgtaatctccatactactggggtgaaacactgtaacaatcatcctcctcatgtaatctccatactactggggtgacacactgtaaaaaaccccctcctcatgtaatctccttactactggggtgacacactgtaacaaacctcctcctcatgtaatctccttactactggggtgacacactgtaacaaacctcctcctcatgtaatctccttactacttgggtgacacactgtaacaaacctcctccccatgtaatctccttactactggggtgacacactgtaacaaacctcctcctcatgtaatctccttactattggggtgacacactgtaacaaacctcctcctcatgtaatctccttactactggggtgacacactgtaacaaacctcctcgtgtaatctccttactactgggttgacacactgtaacaaacctcctcctcctcatgtaatctccttactactggggtgacacactgtaacaaacctcctcatgtaatctccttactactggggtgacacactgtaacaaatctcgtcctcatgtaatctccttactactggagtgacacactgtaacaaacctcctcctcatgtaatctccttactactggggtgacacactgtaacaaacctcctcctcctcatgtaatctccttactactggggtgacacactgtaacaaaccccctcctcatgtaatctccttactactggggtgacacactgtaacaaacctcctcctcatgtaatctccttactactggggtgacacactgtaacaaacctcctcctcgtgtaatctccttactactggggtgacacactgtaacaaacctcctcctcatgtaatctccttactactggggtgacacactgtaacaaacctcctcttcatgtaatctccttactattggggtgacacactgtaacaaacctcctcctcatgtaatctgcttactactggggtgacacactgtaacaaacctcctcctcatgtaatctccttactactggggtgaaacactgtaacaaacctcctcctcatgtaatctcctcactactggggtgacacactgtaacaaacctcctcctcgtgtaatctccttactactggggtgacacactgtaacaaacctcctccacatgtaatcttactactggggtgacacactgtaacaaacctattcctcatgaaatctccttactactggggtgacacactgtaacaaacctcctcctcatgtaatctccttactactggggtgacaaactgtaacaaacctcctcctcatgtaatctccttactactggggtgacacactgtaacaaacctcctcctcatgtaatctccttactactggggtgaaacactgtaacaatcctcctcctcatgtaatctccttactactggggtgacacactgtaaaaaacctcctcctcatgtaatctgcttactactggggtgacacactgtaacaaacctccccctcatgtaatctccttactactggggtgacacactgtaacaaacctcctcctcatgtaatctccttactactgggtgaaacactgtaacaatcctcctcctcatgtaatctccttactactggggtgacacactgtaacaaaccttctcctcatgtaatctccttactactggggtgacacactgtaacaaaccttctcctcatgtaatctccttactactggggtgacacactgtaacaaacctcctccccatgtaatctccttactactggggtgacacactgtaacaaacctcctcctcgtgtaatctccttactactggggtgacacactgtaacaaacctcctcctcgtgtaatctccttactactggggtgacacactgtaacaaacctcctcctcatgtaatctccttactactggggtgaaacactgtaacaaacctcctcttcgtgttatctccttactactggggtgacacactgtaacaaacctcctcctcatgtaatctccatactaccggggtgacacactgtaacaaacctcctcctcatgtaatctccttactactggggtgacacactgtaacaaacctcctcctcatgtaatctccttactactggggtgacacactgtaacaatcctcctcctcatgtaatctccttactactggggtgacacactgtaacaaacctcctcctcatgtaatctccttactactggggtgacacactgtaacaatcctcctcctcatgtaatctccttactactggggtgacacactgtaacaaccctcctcctcatgtaatctccttactactggggtgacacactgtaacaaacctcctcctcatgtaatctcctcactactggggtgacacactgtaacaaacctcctcctcatgtaatctccttattactggggtgacacaatgtaacaaacctcctcctcatgtaatctccttactactggggtgacacactgtaacaaacctcctcctcatgtaatctccttactactggggtgacacactgtaacaaacctcctcctcatgcaatctccttactactggggtgacacactgtaacaaacctcctcctcctcatgtaatctccttactactggggtgacacactgtaacaaacctcctcctcatgtaatctccttactactggggtgacacactgtaacaaacctcctccccatgtaatctccttactactggggtgacacactgtaacaaatcttctcctcatgtaatctccttactactggggtgacacactgtaacaaaccttctcctcatgtaatctccttactactggggtgacacactgtaacaaacctcctccccatgtaatctccttactactggggtgacacactgtaacaaacctcctcctcgtgtaatctccttactactggggtgacacactgtaacaaacctcctcctcatgtaatctccttactactggggtgaaacactgtaacaaacctcctcctcgtgttatctccttactactggggtgacacactgtaacaaacctcctcctcatgtaatctccatactaccggggtgacacactgtaacaaacctcctcctcatgtaatctccttactactggggtgacacactgtaacaaacctcctcctcatgtaatctccttactactggggtgacacactgtaacaatcctcctcctcatgtaatctccttactactggggtgacacactgtaacaaacctcctcctcatgtaatctccttactactggggtgacacactgtaacaaacctcctcctcgtgtaatctccttactactggggtgacacactgtaacaa is a genomic window containing:
- the LOC130298051 gene encoding oocyte zinc finger protein XlCOF29-like translates to MDKDRNEMTKRILHFTLEILHLLTGEDYTIVKKTWGECVAPSSHLHESGGRSRARGPITEPPPHSLIHEEKILELIHRITELLTRELIQGI